TAGCGATTCCTCGAAGCTGATGTAGAGCCCGTCACCCAGCGGCTTGATTTGTGCCAGATCGTCCGCAGTAATCTTGCGATCTATCAAGAGCAGCATCCGAGTCTCACCGTCACCGTGCGTCTGCAAATAACGGGAGATGTCGGCATCGACCGGTCTGGCAGAGTGTTCACGAGCTGTATCAGACATGAGTTCGTCGGCCTCGCCCAACGCGTTCAAAGTGTTACTTAATCCCGTCCTGAGTTTATCCAAGTCCTTGTGAACCTTTTCTAGCGACTCCTGCATTGTGGCCTCAGCTGTCCGTCCCCGGCGCTGCGAAGCGAAGTACAGCCCTCCCACGACAACCACACAAGCCGCGCCCCCAACGACGTACCACAACACGTTGTTCTGACGTCGGCGTTGGGCGCTCTGTCGAGCATGCGGACGAACAACGGTTTGATCCGGATTAAGTGGTGGCGGAACACCTGGGAACAACTCCCGGAGATGAGTTGCAGGCTGCCAACTTGACCAACCCTCAGTCCAGATACGGTCGTTGGCTTGTAATTCTCCCGCTGCCACCATTTGGCGCAGTTCTTCAAGAGAAGTCGGACCAATCTGCTTTTCGTCGCGGACATAATAGTACATTTCAGGTTCCTCTTGGTTCAGATCTCGGCGCGGGCGTCCACCTGTGGTTTCTTTATCTTGGGTCATGTGACCCTTTTGTCGCGGACGATCACTTGTCCGACAAGTCGCAAGTGATCTGGGATATTTCGCATGGGGTTACGGTCGTAGTCACGAGTCTTTTCGTCGAGCTCATCCCACGGGACGAGGTTGGGGTGCAGCTTTTTGGCATCGTCGCGCGGTCCACGACGCCAATTGTTTAGCCAGCGATTGGCATTCCAACGTTGATGCTCCATCTTGGCCAGGATCTCGATCTCTTCCGCGGACCATGTGGCTAGCTCGCGGCCTTGTAATTCATCTTGCTGCACCGCAATGCAACCGACCGCGCGGAGCTTCACTGAGATGTGGTCCGCTTGGTCGCGACTGGCTTCTTTGAAATCTTCCGTCAGTTCGGCCCAATCCCGCATGGCTGGAAACTTGATGGGCGAATCGCCGTCCGCAGTTCGCTTGCGGACGTACTCCTCATGGATGGCTTTGGCCAAGATGTCGAGTTCCTCTTGAATCACCATCTTTGAACTTCCGGCGCGAGCCAGTGAACCGAACGGAATGAGCCGCGGACGACGCTCGTTGGTTTTCAAGAGGTTGGCGAGTTCCTCGCGACGGCACAAACGCACGAACACCGGTACGTCACGTTCGCCGACGACGGGCGGCAGCCCCAATGCCAGCGGCAAGGGTTGATCCTCGTCAGTGGGACCGACAACCAGTGCGGTAATCGCAGTCTCGTCGCCGACCCAACGTTCAATGTCGGCCACGGTGTCCGAGTGATCGAGGTCACGAGACACGAATTCGAGTTGGCACACATTGTCGATGTGCGGAAACCGACAGCGGAGCCGCTGCCCGTGCAATGCCGCGTCGGGATCGACGACGATTACTCGCGGGCGATGCAAGTTCGCGAAATGCCCCAGCCGCGCCGTCTGTAACAACAGGCACTCGCTTTCGCGCGAATACCCCAGCAAGACCAACTGCACGACGCTGGTCGAATCGGGCGAAATGGGCAATCGGTCGAGCGGATGCTCTTCGAACAACAAGCGAGCATCATTGAGTAGCACGTCGAAGCGGCGATGCTCGACTCGCGAGCCGGCGTTCGCATGCGAGCTCGACGCCGCCAACAAAC
The Planctomycetia bacterium DNA segment above includes these coding regions:
- a CDS encoding GYF domain-containing protein, producing the protein MTQDKETTGGRPRRDLNQEEPEMYYYVRDEKQIGPTSLEELRQMVAAGELQANDRIWTEGWSSWQPATHLRELFPGVPPPLNPDQTVVRPHARQSAQRRRQNNVLWYVVGGAACVVVVGGLYFASQRRGRTAEATMQESLEKVHKDLDKLRTGLSNTLNALGEADELMSDTAREHSARPVDADISRYLQTHGDGETRMLLLIDRKITADDLAQIKPLGDGLYISFEESLLPSRSLKQLAGMTLSNLDLSRSSVTDADLADLATLKQLDRLHLNGVAITDAALTHVAKCPGLTRLYLNQTKITDAGLRHLAGMQQLKELHLEGTAVSGQGFSAFAVGKSLEEVNLKGTKVTDQTLPSILRLKMMRLVLEETQVTDSGLELMVEPFPGQVMLAGTRVTEDGVLACEKRLSGISLHGVGPADPGKMEMDRTRKRVDDILNKSLKL
- a CDS encoding NAD-binding protein: MKHNVDFQSPRHRRLFSQWRQTYRRHHVAIGWGIVVVVAVAAVLLGTVGFAKNLTITEPDKQYSIATLIFMALQMLVLNAGASSEPIGWELEIARVLAVAAFSGAVLKTVAAVFRQQWEAVSVRFLLRSHVIVCGSDQKGSRLAIDLLAEGESVVVVEREAENRDVEKLRVLGEYIVAGDASHPQTLVNAGVNRANRLLIAYGDDAANVEIAAAASEACRDRRSSKLARLVIHVHCVDHRLFGLLAASSSHANAGSRVEHRRFDVLLNDARLLFEEHPLDRLPISPDSTSVVQLVLLGYSRESECLLLQTARLGHFANLHRPRVIVVDPDAALHGQRLRCRFPHIDNVCQLEFVSRDLDHSDTVADIERWVGDETAITALVVGPTDEDQPLPLALGLPPVVGERDVPVFVRLCRREELANLLKTNERRPRLIPFGSLARAGSSKMVIQEELDILAKAIHEEYVRKRTADGDSPIKFPAMRDWAELTEDFKEASRDQADHISVKLRAVGCIAVQQDELQGRELATWSAEEIEILAKMEHQRWNANRWLNNWRRGPRDDAKKLHPNLVPWDELDEKTRDYDRNPMRNIPDHLRLVGQVIVRDKRVT